gaaaaagaaaaactttagAAATATAGTGTTACTCCATAGTTTAACGTAGTCTCATCCCAAAGTGATCGTGCTAATCTAAAGGCGACATGGACTAATCAATAAAAGTCTCATCCCTAGTTCAAGATCCCAGAGAAAGTGTCACTCATGAAGTCATGatgttggtttggttttggagCACGTTCTTGATTTTCACAGCTTCTCTGTTGCAGAAAGAGCCTCCTCCACTGGTACATCATCAAGCTTGTCACCATTCATCTCAGAACTGACAGTATGTGCTTCTTTCGCCTTCCATTCTTCTCGAAGCCCAGTTACTAGCTCGCCGCCTATACAAGCATCCACTCGCAAACCCTTTTCCTGCATCTCTCTGTACCAATCATATGCTCTCATATAATCCTTCTTCTCACAATGCCCTTTCACCATTATGTTATACGTATCAGCTTCAGGATCCAGTCCTCGAGCTTTCATCTCCTCAAACAAACTTCTAGCCTCATTCGGTTTTCCTACTTTCAGCTGTCCCATGATCAAGCTGTTGTAACTCGCCTTATCCAAATCGATTCCCTTCTCCATCATCTGGCTCTGCATTTTCAAAGCCTTATCCATTTCTCCATGCATGGCGTAGCAATGAAGAACTCCATTGTAAACTATCAAGTCTGGTTCCAACGACATCTCTCCAAATATTTTCTCAGTGAGCTCTACACCCTCCTTACTGCACAAGCTGATCAAAAGATGATATGTCTTCAAATTAGGTTTTATTCCTGATCCTTTCATCATTTCGTACAAGGCGATACATCTTTGCACGTTTCCAGCATGTTCATATCCAGATATTAACGAGTTATACGTGTATATATCTGGTACAAACCCCTTTCTTGAGATTTCGAGAAACAAGTCTTCGGCTTCTGCTAATTTTCCGTTCATGGACAACCCATTGATGAGGGTGTTATAAGTCACCAAGTTCAAATCTATTCCCTTTGTTAGCATCTCCTCAGAAAACCGAAAAGCATCTTCTATCTTCCCCTTTGAGCAACAACCATCAATCAGCATGTTATATATTCTTGCATTGGGTGAAACCCCTCTGTCTTCCATATCTCTCTTAACAATCTCAGCTTCAAGAAGCTTAGAGCCTTTGCACAAACAATTAATCAGATTCCCGTAGCTAACTACATTCGGCATCGTCCCGTTGTTTTCCATTTCTTTGAGGACGTCGAAACACTTATCAAACTCACTCTTCCTCCCATATCCCCCGATCAAGATGTTATACGTCTCCACGCTAGGAGAAACTCCTTTTAGTTTCATCTTGCTAACCTCTTGCTCAGCATTCTCCATTTCCCCCAACTCACAAAATCTCTTAACCAAACAATTGTACGCCAAATGATTCGGCTTCATCCCTTGCGTCTCCATCGCTTCGATTTTCATTCGAGCTCCAACCAAATCACCTTTACGACAGTATCCATCAACCATCGTGTTATAAATAACCTCGTTCAGGACAAGCCCCTTACCCATTTCCGTCCCCAAAATCTCCTCCGCCTTCTCTATCTTCCCTTCTTTGCACAACGCATTCAACAAAATGCTACACGTATAAGCATTCATCTTCACACCAGAATCAACAGCTTCCTCATAAACACCCAGAGCAGCCTCAGCTTTCTCGTTACTCGAGTAACCATCAAACAGAATACTTAAAGTGAACGCATCAGGCACAAAGCCATGATCTTTCATCTCATTCAAAACATTCTCAGCTTCTTCCACCATCCTCGCGTTAAACATCCCCTTAAGCAACGTATTGAACGTAACAAGATTCGGATCAACACCATCCGCTTTCATGCGTTCTCTCACCTTAAAAGTCTTTTCAAGATTCCCACTTTTGCAATACCCATCGATCAAAGTGTTATAAGTGATCAAAGTGGGAACCAATCTTCTCTGAAGCATTTCGTCGAACAGCTTCTCTGCATCATTCACCCTCCCATTTTTACACAACCCGTCAATAAGAACGTTGTAGATAAACACAGTGGGTGAGATTCTATCGTGCTTCATGCGATTAAACAGCTCTAAACCTTTCCCTAAATCGCTCAATTTCACGGCGGCGTAAACTGCTTTACCGTACATGAACTTGCTCGGACGATAATTCGATTCAATAAGATTCAAAAACACATTGATCATTACTCTGAATTGCTTTGCTTTCCCGAGATGATCGAACAACAGCGTTAACGAGTCTGAGCTGGGGGTGATGCCTTCGTTCCTCAAGGCGAAGAACAAGTCCGTGGCTTCGGGGATCATGTTCGATTGGATCAGCACGGAGAAGAGCAGGTAGGAGAAGTCGTTCTTCAGCGATGGAGATGATAGTGAGAAGGCAGAGAAGAGTTCTCTCGGCGATGTGAAAGGAGAAGAACCTGATCGGACGAGCGAGGTGAGAGCTCCACGCGCCGCTTCGATTCTGTTCTGCTGGAGAAGTACTCGGAGATTCCGGAGCTTATCGTCTCCGGTAATGGGATTCGGAGGCGGGGCTGGTTCGGGTTCAGGGTGAGTCGCGTCGGAGGAGGTAGAGAAGAGACGACATGAGCATAACGAGGCCGACTCGGATAACTTCACGGTGGCGTAACAAGAAGATCTCGAAACGAGTCGAAAGCGAGTCACCATCTTTGCCGGAGACGCTCTGATATTTTGGAGGTTTAAATGTTTAATAACCATTTTACTCAGAGTTGGGCTTGAGATGGGCCTTTCTTCCTTCCATTCAAATCGAACATTCTGGTTAAGATGGGCATTTCTTCTTGCCCATTCAAATCGAACATTTTGGTTGTTTGGTGTAGAACTGGTATGAGCTTCTAACACTTGCTAATGAAAACTGGTATGAGCTTCTTTTATCGATCACCTTTTACACTAACGCCGCTTTCTTTCTGTGTAATTATTCGACATTTAATGCACGAAGATGCAATTTTCACATGGTGCGTACTCCATAGGAAAATGAAAAGATCTTATATATTGGAACATCAAAATTCTGTACTATATGCTACATTTAGGAAGTATATAATTTGGACAATCCAGTACAGAGGT
This genomic stretch from Brassica napus cultivar Da-Ae chromosome C9, Da-Ae, whole genome shotgun sequence harbors:
- the LOC106424496 gene encoding pentatricopeptide repeat-containing protein At5g12100, mitochondrial yields the protein MVIKHLNLQNIRASPAKMVTRFRLVSRSSCYATVKLSESASLCSCRLFSTSSDATHPEPEPAPPPNPITGDDKLRNLRVLLQQNRIEAARGALTSLVRSGSSPFTSPRELFSAFSLSSPSLKNDFSYLLFSVLIQSNMIPEATDLFFALRNEGITPSSDSLTLLFDHLGKAKQFRVMINVFLNLIESNYRPSKFMYGKAVYAAVKLSDLGKGLELFNRMKHDRISPTVFIYNVLIDGLCKNGRVNDAEKLFDEMLQRRLVPTLITYNTLIDGYCKSGNLEKTFKVRERMKADGVDPNLVTFNTLLKGMFNARMVEEAENVLNEMKDHGFVPDAFTLSILFDGYSSNEKAEAALGVYEEAVDSGVKMNAYTCSILLNALCKEGKIEKAEEILGTEMGKGLVLNEVIYNTMVDGYCRKGDLVGARMKIEAMETQGMKPNHLAYNCLVKRFCELGEMENAEQEVSKMKLKGVSPSVETYNILIGGYGRKSEFDKCFDVLKEMENNGTMPNVVSYGNLINCLCKGSKLLEAEIVKRDMEDRGVSPNARIYNMLIDGCCSKGKIEDAFRFSEEMLTKGIDLNLVTYNTLINGLSMNGKLAEAEDLFLEISRKGFVPDIYTYNSLISGYEHAGNVQRCIALYEMMKGSGIKPNLKTYHLLISLCSKEGVELTEKIFGEMSLEPDLIVYNGVLHCYAMHGEMDKALKMQSQMMEKGIDLDKASYNSLIMGQLKVGKPNEARSLFEEMKARGLDPEADTYNIMVKGHCEKKDYMRAYDWYREMQEKGLRVDACIGGELVTGLREEWKAKEAHTVSSEMNGDKLDDVPVEEALSATEKL